The Methanothermobacter tenebrarum genome has a window encoding:
- the ppsA gene encoding phosphoenolpyruvate synthase: MKFVAFFEELTKDDVPIAGGKGANLGELTRAGIPVPPGFVVTSKTYDKFMKDTGLFPEVMGLLEDLDVNDTKELQRVSKQIKDIIVSTEVPEDIQTIIIESYNALCQRIGREDVYVAVRSSATAEDLPEASFAGQQETFLNIKGAEDVLKHVQECWASLFEARAIFYREQNNFDHAKVSIAVVVQEMVNAEKAGVMFTAHPSTGEDILLIEASWGLGEAVVSGAVTPDTYSVDKATGKLLNFKIGEKNVMFKREDGETVKVPVPDDMREKRVLSDEEIAKLADLGRKIHEHYKFPQDTEWAIEEGKVYMLQSRPVTTLTEIKVPEEKEEEEKEIILKGLGASPGLASGKVKIIKDIDELDKIQTGDILVTVMTTPDMVPAMKRASGILTDEGGVTCHASIVSRELGIPCIVGTGDATRKLKDNQVVTMDGTKGIVYKGEIAAPKEKEEKVTEEIPPEAPLLTVTEVKVNVSMPEAARKAAATGADGVGLLRTEHMMLTPGVHPKKFIKDGKEEELVKILVENIMKVADAFYPKPVWYRTLDAPTDEFKTLKGGEDEPYEHNPMLGWRGIRRELDEPEILKAEFKAIKRLQEKGYNNIGIMIPLVQHPDELRKAKEIAEEVGLKPHKDVEFGIMVETPAAALIIEDFIDVGIDFVSFGTNDLTQYTLAIDRNNELVADLYTEGHPAVMKLIERVIRKCREAGVKTSICGQAGSIPWIVERLVELGIDSVSANTDAVGEVRRTVARVEQKIMLKAARKLLG; this comes from the coding sequence ATGAAGTTCGTGGCATTTTTCGAGGAACTCACCAAGGATGACGTGCCTATAGCTGGAGGTAAAGGGGCTAACCTTGGTGAACTAACCCGTGCAGGCATACCAGTACCTCCAGGTTTTGTTGTGACATCCAAGACCTATGACAAGTTCATGAAAGACACTGGCCTATTCCCAGAGGTTATGGGCTTACTTGAGGACTTAGACGTTAATGATACAAAGGAACTTCAGAGAGTCTCCAAGCAAATAAAAGATATTATAGTATCTACCGAGGTGCCTGAGGACATTCAAACCATCATAATAGAATCCTATAATGCTCTATGTCAGCGCATAGGCCGAGAGGACGTGTATGTTGCTGTACGTTCATCCGCAACAGCAGAAGACTTGCCAGAAGCATCATTCGCCGGCCAACAAGAGACCTTCCTCAACATAAAAGGGGCCGAGGATGTGCTAAAACATGTCCAAGAGTGTTGGGCTTCACTATTCGAGGCAAGAGCGATATTCTACAGGGAACAGAACAACTTCGACCATGCAAAGGTCTCCATAGCAGTGGTTGTCCAGGAGATGGTGAACGCGGAAAAGGCTGGTGTAATGTTCACAGCACACCCCTCAACGGGCGAGGACATCCTATTAATAGAGGCTTCATGGGGCTTGGGAGAGGCTGTGGTCTCTGGGGCTGTAACCCCAGACACTTATTCAGTTGATAAAGCCACAGGGAAACTCTTAAACTTCAAAATCGGTGAAAAGAATGTAATGTTCAAAAGAGAAGATGGCGAGACAGTTAAAGTCCCGGTACCGGATGATATGAGGGAGAAGAGAGTTTTATCAGATGAGGAGATAGCGAAACTTGCAGACCTTGGAAGGAAAATCCATGAACATTATAAGTTCCCTCAAGATACAGAATGGGCAATAGAAGAAGGAAAAGTATACATGTTACAGTCAAGGCCTGTTACAACATTAACAGAGATTAAAGTCCCGGAAGAAAAAGAAGAAGAGGAGAAAGAGATCATATTAAAGGGTTTAGGTGCTAGTCCAGGTCTTGCTTCGGGTAAAGTTAAAATAATAAAGGATATAGATGAACTTGACAAAATACAGACAGGAGACATACTCGTAACTGTGATGACCACACCAGACATGGTACCTGCGATGAAGAGGGCAAGTGGAATCCTAACAGATGAAGGAGGCGTCACATGTCATGCCTCCATAGTATCAAGGGAGCTTGGCATACCATGTATAGTAGGAACTGGTGATGCAACCCGTAAACTAAAAGACAACCAAGTTGTAACCATGGATGGTACAAAAGGCATAGTATACAAGGGTGAGATCGCAGCACCCAAAGAAAAGGAGGAAAAAGTGACAGAGGAAATTCCACCAGAGGCCCCATTACTCACTGTTACAGAGGTCAAGGTTAATGTGAGCATGCCAGAGGCTGCTAGGAAAGCAGCAGCTACCGGAGCTGATGGGGTAGGACTCCTAAGAACTGAACACATGATGTTAACACCCGGAGTCCACCCAAAGAAGTTTATAAAGGATGGGAAGGAAGAAGAATTAGTTAAAATATTAGTTGAGAATATTATGAAGGTTGCGGACGCATTCTATCCTAAACCTGTATGGTATAGGACATTAGATGCTCCCACAGATGAATTCAAAACATTGAAAGGCGGGGAAGACGAACCATACGAACACAATCCAATGTTAGGCTGGAGAGGTATCAGAAGAGAACTTGATGAGCCTGAAATCCTAAAAGCCGAGTTCAAAGCCATTAAAAGGTTGCAAGAGAAAGGATACAACAACATTGGTATAATGATACCCCTTGTACAGCATCCAGATGAGTTAAGGAAAGCCAAGGAGATTGCAGAAGAAGTTGGCCTCAAACCACACAAGGATGTTGAATTTGGTATAATGGTTGAGACTCCAGCCGCCGCATTAATAATCGAAGATTTCATAGATGTTGGGATAGACTTTGTAAGTTTCGGTACAAACGATTTAACACAATACACACTTGCAATTGATAGGAACAATGAACTAGTCGCCGATCTTTACACAGAAGGACACCCAGCAGTCATGAAACTCATAGAAAGGGTTATAAGAAAGTGTAGGGAAGCCGGTGTCAAGACAAGCATATGTGGCCAAGCAGGGAGCATACCATGGATAGTTGAAAGACTAGTCGAACTTGGAATCGACAGCGTATCGGCTAATACAGATGCAGTTGGAGAAGTCCGAAGGACAGTTGCAAGAGTAGAGCAAAAAATCATGTTAAAAGCGGCGAGAAAACTACTAGGATAA
- the rplJ gene encoding 50S ribosomal protein L16, giving the protein MVRAYTRREYIKKIPGVKIVQYDMGNLSGSFPLSLSLAVKAPAQITHNALEAARIASNRYMQRKAGRMGYHLKIRVYPHHIIRENPMATGAGADRVQDGMRKAFGKPVSSVALVKKNQRIITIETNKRNFKNAKEALRRAAMKFPVPCKIIIDRGEELIK; this is encoded by the coding sequence ATGGTTCGTGCATATACTAGACGTGAGTATATTAAGAAGATTCCTGGAGTAAAGATAGTCCAATATGATATGGGCAATTTGTCAGGTTCTTTCCCATTATCTTTAAGTTTGGCCGTTAAAGCTCCTGCCCAGATCACACATAACGCCCTTGAGGCGGCTAGGATAGCCTCGAACAGGTACATGCAGAGAAAGGCTGGTAGAATGGGCTACCATCTGAAGATTAGAGTCTACCCGCACCATATCATAAGGGAAAATCCAATGGCCACAGGCGCCGGGGCCGACCGTGTGCAGGATGGTATGAGAAAGGCCTTCGGCAAACCAGTGAGTTCTGTTGCACTAGTCAAGAAAAACCAGAGAATAATAACAATCGAAACCAATAAGAGGAATTTCAAGAACGCCAAGGAAGCTCTTAGGAGAGCTGCGATGAAATTCCCAGTCCCATGCAAGATAATAATCGACCGAGGAGAAGAACTTATCAAATAA
- a CDS encoding KEOPS complex subunit Pcc1 produces MMIKAKIRLDYKDTETAWITFKALEPDNRGFIDSEIIGKSIIFKLEGESIGSIRQSIDDLLVSEMIIENMVIK; encoded by the coding sequence ATGATGATAAAAGCAAAAATCAGATTAGATTACAAAGACACTGAAACTGCTTGGATAACTTTCAAGGCACTTGAACCAGACAATCGAGGTTTCATAGATAGTGAGATAATAGGTAAGAGTATAATATTCAAGTTAGAAGGGGAATCCATAGGTAGTATACGTCAGAGTATAGACGACCTACTAGTCTCTGAGATGATAATCGAAAATATGGTGATTAAATGA